A window of the Candida orthopsilosis Co 90-125, chromosome 1 draft sequence genome harbors these coding sequences:
- a CDS encoding Hgt7 glucose transporter (member of the major facilitator superfamily): MSQEDNHSTSTADANVNEIEAKYEQEQPLDNEEHLHHSANELNQKPLKSYLGVIIMCFLIAFGGFVFGFDTGTISGFINMTDFKRRFGQQKSDGTYYFSNVRTGLIVAMFNAGCAIGALFLSKVGDIFGRRLGIAGTMIIYVVGIIVQISSSDKWYQIMIGRIFTGLAVGCLSVLCPLFISEVSPKHLRGTLVCCFQLMITLGIFLGYCTDYGTKESYSDSRQWRIPLGLCFAWALLLVGGMIRLPESPRYLIGKDKIDDAKHALARTNKVSPEDPALYAELQLLQAGVERERLAGTAGWITLIKGKPRILERVAVGLMLQCLQQLTGDNYFFYYSTTIFQAVGLNDSFETSIVIGVINFASTFLGIYLIEKLGRRQCLLVGSVGMSVCFLIYALIGTQHLYYHGSSGATRHPDGDAMIFITSLYVFIFASTWAGGVYSIVSELYPLQVRSKAIGVASAGNWVFGFLISFFTSFITSAIHFYYGFVFFGCLLFSIFFVYFMVYETKGLTLEDVDELYAAKVVPWKSSSWTPPPEEEMAHSTGYAAYAKPEEEHVQETV, from the coding sequence ATGTCACAAGAAGATAATCATTCTACATCCACTGCGGATGCTAATgtgaatgaaattgaagctAAATATGAGCAAGAACAACCATTGGATAATGAGGAACACCTACATCACAGTGCCAATGAGTTGAATCAAAAGCCACTCAAGTCGTACCTTGGTGTTATTATTATGTGTTTCCTTATTgcttttggtggttttgTTTTCGGTTTTGATACTGGTACAATTTCCGGATTCATTAATATGACAGATTTCAAGAGAAGATTTGGTCAACAAAAATCTGATGGTACTTACTACTTTTCCAATGTTAGAACTGGTTTAATCGTTGCCATGTTCAATGCCGGTTGTGCTATCGGTGCTTTGTTTTTATCCAAGGTCGGTGATATTTTTGGTCGTAGACTTGGTATTGCAGGTACTATGATCATTTACGTTGTTGGTATCATTGTACAAATCTCATCCTCCGACAAATGGTATCAAATTATGATTGGTAGAATCTTCACTGGTCTTGCTGTTGGATGTTTGTCAGTTTTGTGTCCACTTTTCATCTCCGAAGTTTCCCCAAAGCATTTGAGAGGTACtttggtttgttgttttcagttgatgattaCTTTAGGTATCTTTTTGGGTTACTGTACTGATTACGGTACCAAGGAAAGTTACTCTGATTCAAGACAATGGAGAATCCCATTGGGTTTGTGTTTTGCTTGggctttgttgttggtcGGTGGTATGATTCGTTTGCCAGAATCTCCACGTTACCTTATTGGTAAAGacaagattgatgatgctAAACATGCTTTGGCTAGAACCAATAAAGTCTCACCAGAAGACCCCGCCTTGTATGCTGAATTGCAATTGCTTCAAGCTGGTGTTGAGAGAGAAAGATTGGCTGGTACTGCCGGATGGATTACATTGATCAAAGGTAAGCCAAGAATCTTGGAAAGAGTTGCAGTAGGTCTTATGTTGCAATGTTTGCAGCAATTGACTGGTGATAACTATTTCTTCTACTACAGTACCACCATTTTCCAAGCTGTTGGTTTGAATGATTCTTTCGAAACATCTATTGTCATTGGTGTTATCAACTTTGCCTCCACTTTCTTGGGTATTtacttgattgaaaaactaGGAAGAAGACAATGTTTATTGGTTGGTTCAGTTGGTATGTCAGTCTGTTTCTTGATCTATGCATTGATTGGTACTCAACACTTGTACTACCATGGAAGCAGTGGTGCCACCAGACACCCAGATGGTGATGCTATGATTTTCATTACTTCACTTTACGTTTTCATCTTTGCTTCCACTTGGGCTGGTGGTGTTTACTCCATTGTTTCAGAATTGTACCCATTGCAAGTTAGGTCCAAGGCTATTGGTGTTGCTAGTGCTGGTAACTGGGTTTTCGGTTTCCTCATTTCATTCTTTACTTCATTCATCACCAGCGCAATCCACTTCTACTAcggttttgttttctttggaTGCTTACTTTTCTCAATCTTTTTCGTCTACTTTATGGTTTACGAAACCAAAGGTCTTACTTTGGAAGATGTTGACGAATTATACGCAGCTAAAGTTGTTCCATGGAAATCAAGCAGCTGGACTCCACCaccagaagaagaaatggCTCATTCTACAGGTTACGCTGCTTATGCTAAACCAGAAGAAGAACATGTTCAAGAAACTGTTTAA
- a CDS encoding Mxr1 methionine sulfoxide reductase produces the protein MTVASKVLVLGAGCFWGTEHVFAKAFANNKGLISNIVGYANGDEKYHGVSYQQVCSGGTGFVEVAKLTYDPAQLSTESIIDLFFRMHDPTQLNSQGPDVGQQYKSAIYYTDEEQHKVAEQLKEKYQKEWYPNKKIQTEIAPLKVFYDAESYHQKYLDNNPGGYECPTHFIRTEPPRQGWF, from the coding sequence ATGACAGTCGCAAGCAAGGTATTGGTTTTAGGAGCAGGGTGTTTTTGGGGAACAGAACATGTGTTTGCTAAAGCATTTGCAAACAACAAGGGTTTGATTAGTAACATAGTTGGTTACGCcaatggtgatgaaaaatATCACGGGGTTTCATATCAGCAAGTTTGTAGCGGGGGAACGGgctttgttgaagttgctAAACTAACCTACGATCCAGCTCAATTGTCCACTGAGTCCATCattgatcttttttttAGAATGCACGATCCAACCCAACTCAATTCCCAAGGTCCAGATGTTGGACAACAATACAAGTCAGCAATTTACTACACCGATGAAGAACAACACAAGGTTGctgaacaattgaaggagaaaTACCAAAAGGAATGGTACCCAAACAAGAAGATTCAAACTGAGATTGCTCCATTGAAGGTGTTTTATGACGCTGAAAGTTACCACCAAAAGTACCTTGACAACAATCCTGGCGGATACGAATGCCCAACTCATTTCATTAGAACAGAACCACCACGTCAAGgttggttttga
- a CDS encoding Vps24 protein (protein similar to S. cerevisiae Vps24p, which a member of the ESCRT III protein sorting complex) gives MDYIKKQIWGPDPKEQMRKINQLLRKNKRELDRSINQLQPLKKKTEGLIRKSAKEKDYKTAKLYAKELININRQYNKLYTSRTRVESITMSINEQYSMNKLTKSIHSSTSIMRDVNSLIHIGAVSQTMQELSKELTKAGIINEMMDDMVDLDYEEDEELESESQEEVNKIIATLTEEKTSKVSEVPTTQLEAPHIEEEVPVTEEEDEEDTIAIDEIKQRLRALQS, from the exons ATGGACTACATCAAGAAACAGATATGGGGACCTGACCCTAAGGAACAA ATGAGAAAGATTAACCAGCTTCTTCGAAAGAATAAGCGCGAGTTGGATAGGTCGatcaatcaacttcaacccttgaaaaagaaaactgAAGGATTGATTAGAAAGTCTGCTAAGGAAAAGGATTACAAGACAGCTAAATTGTATGCCAAGGAATTGATTAACATCAATAGACAATATAATAAATTATACACTTCCAGAACTAGAGTCGAATCAATAACAATGTCTATCAATGAACAATATCtgatgaacaaattgacCAAATCTATACATTCATCCACCTCAATTATGAGAGATGTTAATCTGTTGATTCATATTGGTGCTGTTTCTCAAACAATGCAGGAGTTGTCGAAAGAATTGACCAAAGCTGGCATCATCAATGAGATGATGGACGATATGGTGGACTTGGATTAtgaggaagatgaagagttggaaAGCGAGTCACAAGAGGAGGTTAACAAGATCATTGCCACATTGACAGAAGAAAAGACTAGCAAAGTGTCCGAAGTTCCTACCACTCAACTTGAAGCACCACATATTGAAGAGGAGGTTCCAGTTACggaagaagaggatgagGAGGATACTATTGCCATTGATGAGATAAAGCAGAGACTTAGAGCACTACAATCATAG